A window of Corallococcus macrosporus DSM 14697 contains these coding sequences:
- the plsY gene encoding glycerol-3-phosphate 1-O-acyltransferase PlsY has product MTSALVLLGYLAGSIPFGVLLTRWLRGVDVRKGGSGNIGATNVTRVAGKKLGAVVLLLDAVKGALPVLLAVRLLPDAPAVHVAVGLAAVLGHIYPVWLKLQGGKGVATALGVLLVLAPQAALAAALVYVAVFAVSRVSSLGSLAAGATAVGTSALTARALEYAGLSALLFALMLWTHRGNIHRLARRTERRF; this is encoded by the coding sequence GTGACCTCCGCGCTCGTCCTGCTGGGCTACCTCGCCGGCTCCATTCCCTTCGGTGTGTTGCTGACGCGGTGGCTGCGCGGCGTGGACGTGCGCAAGGGAGGCAGCGGGAACATTGGCGCCACCAACGTCACGCGCGTGGCGGGCAAGAAGCTGGGCGCGGTGGTGTTGCTGCTGGATGCCGTCAAGGGCGCGCTGCCCGTCCTCCTCGCGGTGCGCCTGCTGCCGGACGCGCCCGCGGTGCACGTGGCGGTGGGGCTGGCCGCGGTGCTGGGCCACATCTACCCGGTGTGGCTGAAGCTCCAGGGGGGCAAGGGCGTGGCCACCGCGCTGGGCGTGTTGCTGGTGCTGGCACCCCAGGCCGCGCTGGCGGCCGCGCTGGTGTACGTCGCCGTCTTCGCCGTGTCGCGGGTGAGCTCGCTGGGCTCGCTGGCGGCGGGGGCCACGGCGGTGGGCACGTCGGCGCTCACCGCGCGGGCCCTGGAGTACGCGGGCCTCTCAGCCCTCCTCTTCGCCCTCATGCTGTGGACGCACCGGGGCAACATCCACCGGCTGGCGCGGCGCACCGAGCGGCGCTTCTGA
- a CDS encoding THUMP domain-containing class I SAM-dependent RNA methyltransferase produces MPIPKRPGVVYGRCPMAERIALFATAARGTEDLLADELKELGARRIRQDRGGVRFMATLDEALMVALWSRIAMRVLYPLGAFEARGAEGLYEAAASIPWEEHLTPEHTFAVDATLKDSEHSHSGFVALKVKDAIVDRMRDTQGARPDVNTRDPDIRVVAHLARETLSLSLDLCGEPLHRRGYRVRPTPAPLKETLAAAVLRAANYTGTEGLVDPMCGSGTLLIEAGLIARRRAPGLNRDFAVERWPEMGARARELLTDMRADARRNERKVDVPLLGFDKDPEALEAAIRNVRAARLSEEIQLAEGDATRMPPLPETGGLIVTNPPYGDRIGTGGQKGMKSFYFKLGESLRVPGWRVWVICGNPAFESAFHARPSAKRDLWNGPIACALLGYRPPDGGSARGDTETGSEAPLGAPRQPVDVAPVRPQHEGEEEG; encoded by the coding sequence ATGCCGATTCCCAAGCGGCCCGGCGTCGTCTATGGGCGGTGTCCCATGGCTGAACGCATTGCCCTTTTCGCCACCGCCGCCCGCGGCACCGAGGACCTCCTGGCCGACGAGCTGAAGGAGCTCGGCGCCCGCCGCATCCGCCAGGACCGCGGCGGCGTGCGCTTCATGGCCACGCTCGACGAGGCGCTGATGGTGGCGCTCTGGTCCCGCATCGCCATGCGCGTGCTCTACCCGCTGGGCGCCTTCGAGGCACGGGGCGCGGAGGGCCTGTACGAAGCCGCCGCCAGCATCCCCTGGGAGGAGCACCTCACGCCCGAGCACACCTTCGCGGTGGATGCCACGCTGAAGGACAGTGAGCACAGCCACTCCGGCTTCGTGGCCCTCAAGGTGAAGGACGCCATCGTCGACCGGATGCGCGACACGCAAGGCGCCCGGCCGGACGTGAATACGCGCGACCCGGACATCCGCGTGGTGGCGCACCTCGCCCGCGAAACGCTGTCCCTCTCCCTGGACCTGTGCGGCGAGCCGCTGCACCGCCGGGGCTACCGCGTGCGCCCCACGCCCGCGCCGTTGAAGGAGACGCTGGCCGCGGCGGTGCTGCGCGCGGCGAACTACACCGGGACGGAGGGGCTGGTGGACCCGATGTGCGGCTCCGGCACGCTGCTCATCGAAGCGGGCCTCATCGCCCGGCGCCGGGCGCCTGGGTTGAACCGGGACTTCGCGGTGGAGCGCTGGCCGGAGATGGGCGCGCGGGCCCGGGAGCTGCTCACGGACATGCGCGCGGATGCACGCCGCAACGAGCGGAAGGTGGACGTGCCCCTGCTCGGCTTCGACAAGGACCCCGAGGCGCTGGAGGCCGCCATCCGCAACGTGCGCGCCGCGCGGCTGTCGGAGGAGATTCAGCTCGCTGAAGGCGACGCGACCCGGATGCCGCCGCTGCCGGAGACGGGCGGTTTGATTGTCACCAACCCGCCCTACGGCGACCGGATTGGCACGGGCGGCCAGAAGGGCATGAAGAGCTTCTACTTCAAGCTGGGGGAGTCCCTGCGCGTGCCGGGCTGGCGCGTGTGGGTCATCTGCGGCAACCCCGCCTTCGAGAGCGCCTTCCACGCGCGCCCCTCGGCGAAGAGGGACCTCTGGAATGGCCCCATCGCCTGCGCGCTGCTGGGCTACCGTCCGCCGGATGGTGGCAGCGCGCGCGGGGACACGGAGACGGGCTCAGAAGCGCCGCTCGGTGCGCCGCGCCAGCCGGTGGATGTTGCCCCGGTGCGTCCACAGCATGAGGGCGAAGAGGAGGGCTGA
- a CDS encoding antibiotic biosynthesis monooxygenase family protein, translating into MIVAISRFRPAPEEADRLVARFQARTRAVDGYPGFLGLEVLRSFEPAPELMLVTRWRDKAAMRAYFQSEDFQRAREASAQQEDATFALYEVVGT; encoded by the coding sequence ATGATTGTCGCCATCTCCCGCTTCCGGCCGGCCCCCGAGGAGGCGGACCGCCTGGTCGCTCGCTTCCAGGCGCGGACGCGGGCGGTGGACGGCTACCCCGGGTTCCTGGGCCTGGAGGTGCTGCGCTCCTTCGAGCCGGCGCCGGAGCTGATGCTGGTGACGCGCTGGCGGGACAAGGCCGCCATGCGGGCCTACTTCCAGTCCGAGGACTTCCAGCGGGCCCGGGAGGCGAGCGCCCAGCAGGAGGACGCCACCTTCGCCCTCTACGAGGTGGTGGGCACATGA
- a CDS encoding FtsK/SpoIIIE family DNA translocase encodes MTAKKGRAEKAVLSRQEIATRRRALADKRMKAGKGGDVATRAITGVFLLAASLIALLAVATFDAKDRVGPGFNNAVGPMGHLIAESLRGLLGVCAYLIPVGGIYTAMVLFVGSRDRKRGPQIISLALLTVSVSVLAQLMFAGDKGWDHPPGGALGASLGGIMSGLFSTVGTVILVTAISAAALIVGTQYTFLKVCSLAWAGMCVLGRRFQESFNTFWEAQKVAYQERQERAAQEKLEEAAFLAQLEADEEELAEAERLAEEAEAAEAEAMAEEAFRLAKQQEKEQAAAAKLALKESREREKAEKKLLPPAREADSLPPAPAPVLALPEKAPAKVEKRPGISADPAWAASFLPPSPNLVPADGAESSEPPRSRRKPNIVTGPAPAPVAEEEAPEPVAPVSAAPVAPVAPAPAPAAPADIAPAKPAALARMPLIVEPKAPPKPTAKKSQDQFEFVGDRKSFSLPPLDVLECDKKERSALDQDAYLATAEKLRAKLADFGIVGEVVEIRPGPVVTMYEFLPGPGIKVSKIAALADDLAMAMEAMRVRIVAPIPGKGVVGIEVPNKDRETVYLKEIAEQDAFNKGASKLTMCVGKDIEGMPYVLDLAKAPHLLIAGTTGSGKSVAVNSMIMSILLKATPEEVRFIMVDPKMLELSVYEGIPHLLLPVVTDPKKAALALRWAVEEMERRYQMLSEAGVRNIAGFNKLVESTAVEVKATESAPKKKAKPKNVLVLDGESPRSSMPAGGESLGVAAPRDDEDDLLEPQAPEAEAPELEAEPEDTEALEASEPAEPEKKQLQKLPYIVVIIDELADLMMVASREVETYVARLAQMARAAGIHLMVATQRPSTDVVTGVIKANFPTRVSFMLRSKPDSMTILGTVGAEALLGMGDMLIMPPTSAHLQRVHGAFVSENEIKKAVDHLKAQGKPVYDESILKPRDEDVEGGGEEDELSDELYDQALATVSEMRAVSISMLQRKMRIGYNRAARMIERMERDGVVGAADGAKPREVLIRGLGDMPGAGAM; translated from the coding sequence ATGACGGCGAAGAAGGGTCGGGCGGAGAAGGCGGTCCTGTCCCGGCAGGAAATCGCGACGCGGCGCAGGGCACTGGCGGACAAGCGGATGAAGGCCGGCAAGGGCGGAGACGTCGCCACCCGGGCCATCACCGGCGTGTTCCTGCTGGCGGCGTCGTTGATTGCGCTGCTGGCGGTGGCCACTTTCGACGCGAAGGACCGGGTGGGCCCGGGCTTCAACAACGCGGTGGGCCCCATGGGGCACCTCATCGCGGAGTCGCTGCGCGGCCTGTTGGGCGTGTGCGCCTACCTCATCCCGGTGGGCGGCATCTACACGGCCATGGTGCTCTTCGTGGGCAGCCGGGACCGGAAGCGGGGGCCGCAAATCATCAGCCTGGCGCTGCTGACGGTCAGCGTGTCCGTGCTGGCGCAGCTCATGTTCGCCGGTGACAAGGGCTGGGACCACCCGCCGGGTGGCGCGCTGGGAGCCAGCCTGGGCGGCATCATGTCCGGCCTGTTCTCCACCGTGGGCACCGTCATCCTGGTGACGGCCATCAGCGCGGCCGCCCTCATCGTGGGCACCCAGTACACCTTCCTCAAGGTGTGCTCGCTGGCCTGGGCCGGCATGTGCGTCCTGGGCCGCCGCTTCCAGGAGTCCTTCAACACGTTCTGGGAAGCCCAGAAGGTCGCCTACCAGGAGCGCCAGGAGCGCGCCGCCCAGGAGAAGCTGGAGGAGGCCGCCTTCCTCGCGCAGCTCGAGGCCGACGAGGAAGAGCTCGCGGAGGCGGAGCGGCTGGCCGAGGAGGCCGAGGCCGCCGAAGCCGAAGCCATGGCCGAAGAGGCCTTCCGTCTGGCCAAGCAGCAGGAGAAGGAGCAGGCCGCCGCCGCGAAGCTGGCGCTCAAGGAGTCCCGCGAGCGCGAGAAGGCGGAGAAGAAGCTGCTGCCGCCGGCCCGCGAGGCCGACTCGCTGCCGCCCGCGCCCGCCCCCGTGCTGGCCCTGCCGGAGAAGGCCCCGGCGAAGGTGGAGAAGCGCCCGGGCATCAGCGCCGACCCGGCCTGGGCCGCGTCCTTCCTGCCCCCCTCCCCCAACCTCGTGCCCGCCGACGGCGCCGAGTCCTCCGAGCCGCCGCGCTCGCGCCGCAAGCCGAACATCGTCACCGGCCCGGCGCCCGCGCCCGTGGCCGAGGAGGAAGCCCCCGAGCCCGTGGCGCCCGTCAGCGCCGCGCCCGTGGCACCGGTGGCCCCCGCGCCCGCCCCCGCCGCGCCGGCCGACATCGCTCCGGCGAAGCCCGCCGCGCTGGCGCGCATGCCGCTCATCGTGGAGCCCAAGGCCCCGCCCAAGCCCACCGCCAAGAAGAGCCAGGACCAGTTCGAGTTCGTCGGGGACCGCAAGAGCTTCTCGCTGCCGCCGCTCGACGTGCTGGAGTGCGACAAGAAGGAGCGCTCCGCGCTGGACCAGGACGCCTACCTGGCCACGGCGGAGAAGCTGCGCGCGAAGCTGGCGGACTTCGGCATCGTCGGCGAGGTGGTGGAGATTCGCCCCGGCCCCGTCGTCACCATGTACGAGTTCCTCCCGGGGCCCGGCATCAAGGTGAGCAAGATCGCCGCGCTCGCGGACGACCTCGCCATGGCCATGGAGGCCATGCGCGTGCGCATCGTCGCGCCCATCCCCGGCAAGGGCGTGGTCGGCATCGAGGTCCCCAACAAGGACCGTGAAACCGTCTATCTCAAGGAGATTGCCGAGCAGGACGCGTTCAACAAGGGCGCCAGCAAGCTGACCATGTGCGTGGGCAAGGACATCGAGGGCATGCCGTACGTCCTCGACCTGGCCAAGGCGCCCCACCTGCTCATCGCCGGCACCACCGGCTCCGGCAAGTCGGTGGCGGTGAACTCCATGATCATGAGCATCCTCCTCAAGGCCACGCCCGAGGAGGTCCGCTTCATCATGGTGGACCCGAAGATGCTGGAGCTCTCCGTCTACGAGGGCATCCCCCACCTGCTGCTGCCGGTGGTGACGGACCCGAAGAAGGCGGCGCTCGCGCTGCGCTGGGCCGTGGAGGAGATGGAGCGCCGCTACCAGATGCTGTCCGAGGCGGGCGTGCGCAACATCGCCGGCTTCAACAAGCTGGTGGAGAGCACCGCGGTGGAGGTCAAGGCGACCGAGTCCGCGCCGAAGAAGAAGGCGAAGCCCAAGAACGTGCTCGTGCTCGACGGCGAGAGCCCCAGGTCCTCCATGCCCGCGGGCGGCGAGAGCCTGGGCGTGGCCGCGCCTCGCGACGACGAGGACGACCTGCTCGAGCCCCAGGCGCCCGAGGCCGAGGCCCCCGAGCTGGAGGCCGAGCCCGAGGACACCGAGGCGCTGGAGGCCAGCGAGCCGGCCGAGCCGGAGAAGAAGCAGCTCCAGAAGCTGCCCTACATCGTCGTCATCATCGACGAGCTCGCCGACCTGATGATGGTGGCCAGCCGCGAGGTGGAGACCTACGTCGCCCGTCTGGCGCAGATGGCCCGCGCCGCCGGCATCCACCTGATGGTCGCCACGCAGCGCCCGTCCACGGACGTCGTCACCGGCGTCATCAAGGCCAACTTCCCCACGCGCGTCAGCTTCATGCTGCGCTCGAAGCCAGACTCCATGACGATTCTGGGCACGGTGGGCGCCGAGGCCCTGCTGGGCATGGGCGACATGCTCATCATGCCGCCCACCAGCGCGCACCTGCAGCGCGTGCACGGCGCCTTCGTGTCGGAGAACGAAATCAAGAAGGCGGTGGACCACCTCAAGGCCCAGGGCAAGCCCGTCTACGACGAGTCCATCCTCAAGCCGCGCGACGAGGACGTGGAAGGTGGCGGCGAGGAGGACGAGCTGTCCGACGAGCTGTACGACCAGGCGCTCGCCACGGTCAGCGAGATGCGCGCCGTCTCCATCTCCATGCTCCAGCGCAAGATGCGCATCGGCTACAACCGCGCGGCCCGCATGATTGAGCGGATGGAGCGCGACGGCGTGGTGGGCGCGGCGGATGGCGCCAAGCCCCGCGAGGTGCTCATCCGGGGCCTGGGCGACATGCCCGGCGCCGGGGCCATGTAA
- a CDS encoding zf-TFIIB domain-containing protein translates to MADARTDKPSSTEEEYFAREEIEKKRKLALEQAAANAAQQREELKKLHWMKCPKCGMDLQTLKQGNVEIETCFNCHGVFLDAGELDQLVAQHGHEGSGKVMGAILNLFKKK, encoded by the coding sequence ATGGCCGACGCTCGTACCGACAAGCCGTCATCCACCGAGGAGGAGTACTTCGCCCGGGAGGAGATTGAGAAGAAGCGCAAGCTGGCCCTGGAGCAGGCCGCGGCGAACGCGGCGCAGCAGCGCGAGGAGCTCAAGAAGCTCCACTGGATGAAGTGCCCCAAGTGCGGCATGGACCTGCAGACGCTGAAGCAGGGCAACGTCGAAATCGAGACCTGCTTCAACTGCCACGGCGTCTTCCTGGACGCCGGGGAGCTGGATCAGCTCGTGGCCCAGCACGGCCACGAGGGCAGCGGCAAGGTGATGGGGGCCATCCTCAACCTCTTCAAGAAGAAGTAG
- the gatC gene encoding Asp-tRNA(Asn)/Glu-tRNA(Gln) amidotransferase subunit GatC has protein sequence MALTLEQVRHVATLARLSLTPEEEQRFTTQLSAVLDAVEQLQALDVEAVEPTSHATLMSSRLREDVTRPSLPPEKSLANAPAKSDTSFAVPKIIE, from the coding sequence GTGGCGCTCACGCTCGAGCAGGTGCGCCATGTGGCCACGCTGGCGCGGCTGTCGCTGACTCCGGAGGAGGAGCAGCGCTTCACCACCCAATTGTCCGCGGTGCTGGACGCGGTGGAGCAGCTCCAGGCGCTCGACGTGGAGGCCGTGGAGCCCACCTCCCACGCCACGCTCATGTCCTCGCGGCTCCGTGAGGACGTGACGCGGCCGTCCCTGCCGCCAGAGAAGTCCCTGGCCAACGCGCCGGCGAAGTCCGACACGTCCTTCGCCGTGCCGAAAATCATCGAGTAG
- the gatA gene encoding Asp-tRNA(Asn)/Glu-tRNA(Gln) amidotransferase subunit GatA gives MQLTDLTMLELAAKLAAGAVSSEEATRASLARIQQVDAKVRAFLRVDEAGALAAARASDARRKAGSPASALDGVPLGLKDLFLTEGVETTAGSRILEGFVPPYDATVVRLLKEAGLPLVGKLNLDEFAMGSSNESSAFFPSHNPWDVSRTPGGSSGGSAAAVAAREVFGALGTDTGGSIRQPAALTNTVGLKPTYGRVSRFGVIAFASSLDQPGPMTRTVADAAALLQVIARPDARDATSADAPVPDYSADLEAGVRGLKLGVPREYFTEGMDPEVEAAVREALREYERLGATLVDVSLPHTKYALATYYLIAPAEASSNLARYDGVRFGLRAKDARSLRDVYALTREQGFGAEVKRRIMLGTYALSSGYYDAYYLRAQKVRTLIREDFTRAFAQVDALLSPTSPVPAFKLGEKVEDPLSMYLMDIYTLPCNLAGLPGLSVPCGFTKAGLPVGLQILGRPFDEAGLLRIARAYEREHDFFRRAAPL, from the coding sequence ATGCAGCTCACGGACCTCACGATGCTGGAGCTGGCCGCGAAGCTGGCCGCGGGAGCGGTCTCCTCCGAGGAGGCCACCCGCGCGAGCCTGGCGCGCATCCAGCAGGTGGACGCGAAGGTGCGCGCCTTCCTGCGCGTGGATGAGGCAGGCGCCCTGGCCGCCGCCCGCGCCAGTGACGCGCGCCGCAAGGCGGGCAGCCCCGCCAGCGCCCTGGACGGCGTGCCGCTGGGGCTCAAGGACCTCTTCCTCACCGAGGGCGTGGAGACCACCGCGGGCTCGCGCATCCTGGAGGGCTTCGTCCCGCCCTACGACGCCACGGTGGTGCGCCTGCTGAAGGAGGCGGGTCTGCCGCTGGTGGGCAAGCTGAACCTGGACGAGTTCGCGATGGGCTCATCCAACGAGTCCAGCGCCTTCTTCCCCAGCCACAACCCGTGGGACGTGTCGCGCACGCCGGGCGGCTCGTCCGGTGGCTCGGCGGCGGCGGTGGCCGCGCGCGAGGTGTTCGGCGCGCTGGGCACGGACACGGGCGGCTCCATCCGCCAGCCCGCGGCGCTCACCAACACCGTGGGGCTGAAGCCCACCTACGGCCGGGTGTCGCGCTTTGGCGTCATCGCCTTCGCCTCATCGCTGGACCAGCCAGGCCCCATGACGCGCACGGTGGCGGACGCGGCGGCGCTGCTCCAGGTGATTGCGCGGCCGGATGCGCGGGACGCGACGTCCGCGGACGCGCCGGTGCCGGACTACTCGGCGGACCTGGAGGCCGGCGTGCGGGGCCTGAAGCTGGGCGTGCCGCGCGAGTACTTCACCGAGGGCATGGACCCGGAGGTGGAGGCCGCGGTGCGCGAGGCGCTGCGCGAATACGAGCGGCTGGGCGCGACGCTGGTGGACGTGTCGCTGCCCCACACGAAGTACGCGCTGGCCACGTACTACCTCATCGCGCCGGCGGAGGCGTCCAGCAACCTGGCCCGCTATGACGGCGTGCGGTTCGGCCTGCGGGCGAAGGACGCGCGCAGCCTGCGGGACGTGTACGCGCTGACGCGGGAGCAGGGCTTCGGCGCCGAGGTGAAGCGCCGCATCATGCTGGGCACCTACGCGCTGTCCTCCGGCTACTACGACGCCTACTACCTGCGCGCGCAGAAGGTCCGCACGCTCATCCGGGAGGACTTCACGCGCGCCTTCGCGCAGGTGGACGCGCTGCTGTCGCCCACCTCGCCGGTGCCGGCCTTCAAGCTGGGTGAGAAGGTGGAGGACCCGCTGTCCATGTACCTCATGGACATCTACACGCTGCCATGCAACCTGGCGGGCCTGCCCGGCCTGTCGGTGCCCTGCGGCTTCACGAAGGCGGGCCTGCCGGTGGGCCTGCAGATTCTGGGACGGCCCTTCGACGAGGCCGGCCTGCTGCGCATCGCCCGCGCCTACGAGCGCGAGCACGACTTCTTCCGCCGCGCCGCGCCCCTGTAG
- the gatB gene encoding Asp-tRNA(Asn)/Glu-tRNA(Gln) amidotransferase subunit GatB — MPVSDFQPVIGLEVHAQLLTQSKIFCGCSTAFGAEPNRNTCPVCLGMPGVLPVLNQRVAEFAVRTGLALECTIRPTSVWSRKNYFYPDLPKGYQITQYDQPICEHGRLVIDTPRGEKTIRVLRIHMEEDAGKSVHDAGGGQSLVDLNRAGVPLLEIVSQPDLRDADEAVEYLKAMRDVLVYLGVNDGNLEEGSFRCDANVSVMPKGSTTFGQRCELKNLNSFRFLKQAIEYEIARQVDVIESGGKVVQETRLWDVSKGVTRSMRSKEEAHDYRYFPEPDLPPLHVSAEAIDAAAQALPELPRAKLQRFTSQYGLPAYDARILTAERPLADYFEACAGHYKDYKKLSNWFLGELMRLLKEEGTPLSALRFTPAQLGELLGAVDQGTVSANAGKDVLGEMFRTGKAPADIIAEKGLAQVSDTGAIEAVVDDILAKNAGEIEKYRAGKKQVFGFFVGQVMRAMKGKGNPALVNELLKKKLGD; from the coding sequence ATGCCCGTGAGCGATTTCCAGCCCGTCATCGGCCTCGAGGTCCACGCGCAGCTCCTCACGCAGTCCAAGATTTTCTGTGGCTGCTCCACCGCGTTCGGCGCCGAGCCCAACCGCAACACCTGCCCGGTGTGCCTGGGCATGCCCGGGGTGCTGCCGGTGCTGAACCAGCGCGTGGCGGAGTTCGCCGTGCGCACGGGCCTGGCGCTGGAGTGCACCATCCGCCCCACGAGCGTGTGGAGCCGGAAGAACTACTTCTATCCGGACCTGCCCAAGGGCTACCAGATTACGCAGTACGACCAGCCCATCTGCGAGCACGGGCGCCTGGTCATCGACACGCCGCGGGGCGAGAAGACCATCCGCGTCCTCCGCATCCACATGGAGGAGGACGCAGGCAAGAGCGTGCATGACGCGGGGGGAGGCCAGAGCCTGGTGGACCTCAACCGCGCGGGCGTGCCGCTGCTGGAAATCGTCAGCCAGCCGGACCTGCGCGACGCGGACGAGGCGGTGGAGTACCTCAAGGCGATGCGGGACGTGCTCGTCTACCTGGGCGTCAATGACGGCAACCTGGAGGAGGGCAGCTTCCGCTGTGATGCCAACGTGTCGGTGATGCCCAAGGGCTCCACCACGTTCGGCCAGCGCTGCGAGCTGAAGAACCTCAACTCGTTCCGCTTCCTCAAGCAGGCCATCGAGTACGAGATTGCCCGGCAGGTGGACGTCATCGAGTCGGGCGGCAAGGTGGTGCAGGAGACGCGCCTGTGGGATGTGAGCAAGGGCGTCACCCGCTCCATGCGCAGCAAGGAGGAGGCGCACGACTACCGGTACTTCCCGGAGCCGGACCTGCCGCCGCTGCACGTGAGCGCGGAGGCCATCGACGCCGCGGCCCAGGCGCTGCCGGAGCTGCCGCGCGCGAAGCTCCAGCGCTTCACCAGCCAGTACGGGCTGCCCGCGTATGACGCCCGCATCCTCACCGCCGAGCGCCCGCTGGCCGACTACTTCGAGGCCTGCGCCGGGCACTACAAGGACTACAAGAAGCTCTCCAACTGGTTCCTCGGCGAGCTGATGCGCCTGTTGAAGGAGGAGGGCACGCCGCTGTCCGCGCTGCGCTTCACGCCGGCGCAGTTGGGCGAGCTGCTGGGCGCCGTGGACCAGGGCACGGTGTCCGCGAACGCGGGCAAGGACGTGCTCGGGGAGATGTTCCGCACGGGCAAGGCGCCCGCGGACATCATCGCGGAGAAGGGCCTGGCCCAGGTGAGCGACACCGGCGCCATCGAGGCGGTGGTGGACGACATCCTCGCGAAGAACGCGGGGGAGATTGAGAAGTACCGCGCCGGGAAGAAGCAGGTCTTCGGCTTCTTCGTGGGGCAGGTGATGCGGGCCATGAAGGGCAAGGGCAACCCCGCCCTCGTCAACGAGCTGCTGAAGAAGAAGCTCGGCGATTAG
- a CDS encoding carbon-nitrogen hydrolase family protein: MDTSADTVELFALQPRASLEDYASPSTFAARHRALAAKVDALRSRDAEGRPRHPALVVWPEWVGAPLLFTGHVALVRRATSVQGALKRVALAEPWDTWNAWSAFHPPSLLECVYAARAPRVHRALWETFSGIARDFGLWVVAGSALLPASQRGQDTPDFRPYGARTYNTSYTFSPEGRCVAATRKANLVPTREDALHLSPGRPEDLALLQTPFGRLGTLIGYDGFLKPHTPQEPWFVPCAQYLDALGADVLAQPSANPWPWEAPSPFNASQRRGEQWREEGLQAQLRMLKRVRYVVSAQLVGSVLGTHFEAPSSILERTDAGEVRVLAEAPSRSEEDVVHATVPTAARGTP, translated from the coding sequence GTGGACACCTCCGCCGACACCGTCGAGCTGTTCGCCCTCCAGCCCCGCGCCTCGCTGGAGGACTACGCCTCGCCGAGCACCTTCGCCGCGCGCCACCGCGCCCTGGCCGCGAAGGTGGACGCCCTGCGCAGCCGGGACGCGGAGGGACGGCCGCGCCATCCCGCGCTCGTCGTGTGGCCGGAGTGGGTGGGCGCGCCCCTGCTCTTCACCGGCCACGTGGCTCTCGTGCGCCGGGCCACGTCGGTCCAGGGGGCACTGAAGCGAGTGGCCCTCGCAGAGCCCTGGGACACGTGGAACGCCTGGAGCGCGTTCCATCCGCCGTCGCTGCTGGAGTGCGTCTACGCCGCGCGTGCGCCCCGCGTGCACCGCGCCCTGTGGGAGACCTTCTCGGGCATCGCCCGGGACTTTGGCCTGTGGGTCGTGGCCGGCAGCGCGCTGCTCCCCGCCAGCCAACGAGGACAGGACACGCCCGACTTCCGGCCCTACGGCGCGCGCACCTACAACACCAGCTACACCTTCTCCCCCGAGGGCCGGTGCGTGGCGGCGACGCGCAAGGCCAACCTGGTGCCCACGCGGGAGGACGCGCTGCACCTCAGCCCGGGCCGCCCCGAGGACCTGGCGCTCCTGCAGACGCCCTTCGGGAGGTTGGGGACGCTCATCGGCTATGACGGCTTCCTCAAGCCCCACACGCCCCAGGAGCCCTGGTTCGTCCCCTGCGCGCAGTACCTCGATGCCCTGGGCGCGGACGTCCTCGCGCAGCCCTCCGCCAACCCCTGGCCCTGGGAGGCGCCCTCGCCCTTCAACGCGTCCCAGCGCCGCGGCGAGCAGTGGCGCGAAGAGGGACTCCAGGCTCAGCTCCGCATGCTCAAGCGCGTGCGCTACGTGGTGAGCGCGCAGTTGGTGGGCAGCGTGCTCGGGACCCACTTCGAGGCCCCCTCCAGCATCCTGGAGCGGACGGACGCTGGAGAGGTGCGGGTGCTCGCCGAGGCCCCGTCGCGGAGCGAAGAGGACGTGGTGCACGCCACCGTCCCCACGGCGGCGCGCGGAACGCCCTAA